The following proteins come from a genomic window of Geomonas sp. RF6:
- a CDS encoding PEP-CTERM sorting domain-containing protein yields MKKSILGVVCSLCAAVLFSASVAGAKAFTVYGSDTPSAYSVYFEGQAEPTEAIPVTFPAAVWTPGKWITLNNPDQTWPMGPATGNLPGSYFYLTTFDLTNFDPATAILKISWASDNVSELFFNSNRIGSTPGGDNSYRQLTTATITDGFIDEINFLLFVVENGPWGDAPYTNPTGLLVQIDSATADPVPEPSTFLLLAGGIAAIGFARRRMKR; encoded by the coding sequence ATGAAGAAGTCAATCCTGGGGGTCGTCTGTTCACTGTGTGCGGCAGTTCTCTTTTCGGCGTCCGTAGCTGGCGCTAAAGCCTTTACTGTCTATGGCAGCGACACGCCGTCGGCGTATTCAGTTTACTTTGAGGGGCAAGCCGAGCCCACGGAAGCCATACCGGTGACTTTTCCGGCAGCGGTGTGGACCCCGGGGAAGTGGATAACACTCAACAATCCGGACCAGACGTGGCCGATGGGGCCGGCGACGGGAAACCTCCCTGGCAGTTACTTCTATCTCACCACATTTGACCTAACGAACTTTGATCCCGCGACTGCGATCTTGAAGATCTCCTGGGCATCGGACAACGTTAGCGAGTTGTTTTTTAATAGTAATCGGATCGGCTCAACTCCTGGCGGCGACAACAGTTACCGACAGCTGACCACCGCTACAATCACCGATGGTTTTATCGACGAGATCAACTTCCTTCTCTTTGTGGTGGAGAACGGTCCTTGGGGGGATGCCCCCTACACCAACCCCACCGGCCTCTTGGTACAAATAGACTCGGCAACCGCCGATCCGGTACCGGAACCCTCAACCTTCCTCCTCCTCGCCGGAGGCATAGCAGCCATCGGCTTCGCGCGGCGGAGGATGAAACGGTAG
- a CDS encoding Ig-like domain-containing protein, whose product MARTKPNKISVKISLLYAVLQLLLTFCFFPSASFAASVVLDWDPSTDADLAGYKVYYQANSSALPFGGSGADEGSAPLDVKNVTSTTISGLDPSNSYYFAVTAYNSVGTESVYSNIIEIKEAVAPSITVTAPSTTAIGTVTIGANASDNAGVTAVRFFVNGEMAAEKSSAPYSFEWNTASLTPGSYSISAKAYDAAGNEGTSDVVVVTVAGDTVKPAVSVVAPTAPLSGMVALSASATDNTAVAAIELQLDGAVILTGNQSPVSYTLDSSAVANGSHQLCAKAYDVAGNAGDACVSLFVNNPVVDSIPPVISAFGMPASAGALNVPIESFSATDNVAVTGYLVTESADPPAGNGEGWSASAPASFRFAAPGTHTAFAWAKDAAGNVSAAGSATVTITLPDTTAPAVSLTLSNSGSTVSGTVNVSLAATDDTAVARLVLYVNGKMQGSSNMSSFNMEWNSTSVADGSYTFTAKAFDAAGNAGEAVPVTVTVSNVRELSLLDALTALQVACAKIIPNAEQVTQLDVAPVVGGKSAPDGKIDAGDVLVILSRVVGKK is encoded by the coding sequence ATGGCCAGGACGAAGCCGAACAAAATATCAGTGAAGATTTCTCTCCTGTACGCGGTCCTGCAGCTTTTGCTTACCTTCTGTTTCTTCCCTTCGGCTTCTTTTGCCGCCAGCGTCGTCCTCGACTGGGATCCCAGCACCGACGCAGATCTCGCAGGGTACAAGGTCTATTACCAGGCCAATTCCTCCGCATTGCCTTTTGGAGGCTCCGGAGCAGACGAAGGTTCTGCCCCCCTCGACGTGAAAAATGTCACCAGCACCACCATCAGCGGGCTGGATCCGAGCAACTCCTACTACTTTGCGGTGACCGCCTACAACTCGGTCGGAACCGAGAGCGTCTACTCCAACATCATCGAGATAAAGGAGGCGGTTGCTCCTTCGATAACGGTAACCGCACCTTCGACGACTGCGATCGGGACCGTCACGATCGGTGCCAATGCTTCCGACAATGCCGGTGTGACCGCAGTCCGTTTCTTCGTCAATGGGGAGATGGCTGCGGAGAAATCCTCTGCCCCATACTCCTTCGAGTGGAACACCGCGTCCCTTACTCCCGGCTCCTATTCGATCTCGGCAAAGGCGTACGATGCGGCGGGAAACGAGGGGACCTCCGATGTTGTCGTGGTAACAGTTGCGGGCGACACCGTGAAGCCTGCTGTTTCGGTCGTCGCGCCGACTGCTCCCCTAAGCGGTATGGTCGCTCTTTCGGCAAGCGCCACGGACAACACGGCCGTAGCCGCCATCGAACTGCAACTCGACGGCGCCGTCATCCTCACCGGAAACCAGAGCCCGGTAAGCTACACGCTCGACAGCTCGGCCGTCGCAAACGGCAGCCATCAGCTCTGCGCGAAGGCGTACGACGTGGCGGGAAATGCCGGCGACGCGTGCGTATCCCTTTTCGTCAACAACCCTGTCGTTGACTCCATTCCCCCCGTCATCAGCGCCTTTGGCATGCCCGCGTCTGCCGGTGCGCTCAATGTTCCGATCGAGTCTTTCTCCGCAACCGATAACGTCGCCGTTACCGGCTACCTCGTCACCGAAAGTGCTGATCCTCCGGCGGGTAACGGGGAGGGGTGGAGTGCCTCCGCTCCCGCGTCCTTCCGCTTTGCCGCTCCCGGCACTCACACCGCCTTTGCCTGGGCGAAAGACGCGGCGGGGAATGTTTCCGCGGCAGGGAGCGCGACTGTCACCATCACCCTGCCCGACACGACCGCACCGGCTGTCTCCCTCACCCTCTCCAACTCCGGCTCGACAGTCAGCGGCACCGTCAATGTCTCCCTCGCCGCGACAGACGATACGGCCGTCGCGAGGCTGGTCCTCTACGTCAACGGCAAGATGCAGGGCAGCTCGAACATGTCGTCGTTCAACATGGAGTGGAACAGCACCTCCGTTGCGGACGGCTCCTACACCTTCACCGCCAAAGCTTTCGATGCGGCGGGGAATGCAGGGGAGGCGGTACCGGTGACCGTGACGGTCTCCAACGTCCGCGAGCTCTCACTTCTCGATGCACTGACCGCGCTGCAGGTCGCCTGCGCCAAGATCATCCCCAACGCGGAGCAGGTGACGCAACTCGACGTGGCGCCCGTTGTTGGCGGCAAGTCGGCCCCCGACGGGAAGATAGACGCGGGTGACGTCCTCGTCATCCTCTCCCGTGTTGTCGGGAAAAAGTGA
- a CDS encoding XrtA system polysaccharide deacetylase, with amino-acid sequence MLNALTIDVEDYFQVHAFEAYVERGNWDRFPLRVGDNVARLLDLVDEFSVHATFFILGWVAERLPATVREIHKRGHEIACHGYGHQLIYRIGPKRFREDIRRAKKILEDTVGVEIRGYRAPTYSITKDSLWAFDELIEEGFSFDSSVFPVYHDTYGLPDAPRFPFTIRRETGNLLEFPLSTLPLKVAGVHYHLPIAGGGYLRLLPVSLIRWGIEQINSHEGKPAVLYLHPWEIDPGQPRIKAGWKSRFRHYNNLAGTEAKLRYLLQGVPYGTMSDVLLTEGEGGACKTTP; translated from the coding sequence ATGCTGAATGCCCTGACCATCGATGTGGAAGATTACTTCCAGGTACATGCATTTGAGGCGTACGTGGAACGGGGCAACTGGGACCGATTTCCACTGCGGGTGGGGGACAACGTGGCGCGGTTGCTGGACCTGGTGGATGAGTTCAGCGTCCACGCCACTTTTTTTATACTGGGGTGGGTGGCGGAGCGCCTGCCGGCAACCGTGAGGGAGATCCACAAAAGAGGACACGAGATCGCCTGCCACGGCTACGGCCATCAACTCATCTACCGCATCGGACCTAAGCGTTTCAGGGAGGACATCCGGCGCGCGAAGAAGATCCTGGAGGATACCGTCGGCGTCGAAATCCGCGGCTACCGCGCTCCGACCTATTCAATAACGAAGGATTCTCTCTGGGCCTTCGATGAACTGATCGAGGAGGGTTTCTCTTTTGATTCCAGCGTCTTCCCGGTGTACCACGATACCTATGGTCTTCCCGATGCACCCCGTTTCCCCTTCACCATAAGGCGGGAAACCGGGAACCTGCTGGAGTTTCCCCTTTCGACCCTCCCTTTGAAGGTGGCGGGGGTGCACTACCACCTTCCGATCGCGGGGGGCGGATATCTCCGGCTACTTCCGGTGTCGCTGATCCGGTGGGGGATCGAGCAGATCAACAGCCATGAAGGGAAGCCGGCGGTTCTCTACCTGCACCCCTGGGAGATAGATCCGGGGCAGCCGCGGATCAAGGCAGGTTGGAAGTCGCGTTTCAGGCACTACAACAACCTCGCCGGCACAGAGGCGAAGCTGCGCTATCTCCTGCAGGGGGTGCCGTACGGCACCATGAGCGATGTTCTGCTGACGGAAGGTGAGGGGGGCGCGTGCAAGACCACACCGTGA
- a CDS encoding FemAB family XrtA/PEP-CTERM system-associated protein, with protein MQDHTVTFELDQSRWDAFVEGSAEATPYHRYSWRRVIEESFGHRGHYLAALDGAGAVRGILPLVHMRSALFGNFLVSVPFVNYGGLLCNSDGAGAALVAAAERLRSSLGAGHVEMRHLAFKVGGLPARTHKVTMVLPLQPDAQSQWDSFNAKLRNQIRKAEKSGLTCTIGHLDLLDDFYDVFARNMRDLGTPVYGKEFFRNVLRAFPEHSKIFAVMNDGRTIAAGIVSWYRRTTEMPWASSIREYKPLCPNNLLYWEAIRFAIDKGCASFDFGRSTPEEGTFNFKKQWGAQPVQLYWQYLLPEGEPLPELSPKNPKFEAAIALWKRLPVGMTRILGPAIVRNIP; from the coding sequence GTGCAAGACCACACCGTGACATTCGAGCTCGACCAGTCCCGCTGGGATGCCTTTGTCGAGGGATCCGCCGAGGCGACACCGTACCATCGCTACTCCTGGAGGCGGGTGATCGAGGAGAGCTTCGGGCACCGGGGGCACTACCTTGCGGCACTCGACGGCGCCGGAGCGGTGCGCGGCATCCTTCCCCTCGTACACATGCGCAGCGCCCTCTTCGGGAACTTCCTCGTGTCGGTCCCCTTCGTGAACTACGGCGGCCTCCTGTGCAACTCCGACGGTGCCGGTGCGGCGCTCGTGGCGGCGGCGGAGAGACTGCGCTCCTCCCTCGGGGCCGGCCACGTGGAGATGCGCCACCTCGCCTTCAAGGTAGGGGGGCTCCCCGCCCGCACACACAAGGTCACCATGGTCCTTCCCCTGCAGCCCGACGCGCAGTCGCAGTGGGACTCCTTCAACGCGAAGCTGCGCAACCAGATCCGCAAGGCCGAGAAAAGCGGCCTTACCTGCACTATCGGCCACCTCGATCTCCTCGACGACTTCTACGATGTCTTTGCCCGCAATATGCGCGACCTGGGGACCCCGGTGTACGGGAAGGAGTTCTTCAGAAACGTCCTGCGTGCCTTTCCAGAGCACTCGAAGATCTTCGCCGTCATGAACGACGGAAGGACGATAGCCGCCGGTATCGTCTCCTGGTACCGGCGCACCACGGAGATGCCGTGGGCCTCCTCCATCCGGGAATACAAGCCTCTCTGCCCGAACAACCTCCTGTACTGGGAGGCGATCCGCTTCGCCATCGACAAGGGGTGCGCGAGCTTCGATTTCGGGCGCTCGACCCCGGAGGAGGGGACCTTCAACTTCAAGAAGCAGTGGGGGGCGCAGCCGGTGCAGCTCTACTGGCAGTACCTCCTGCCGGAGGGGGAGCCCCTGCCGGAATTGAGTCCCAAAAACCCGAAGTTCGAGGCGGCGATCGCTCTCTGGAAGCGCCTCCCGGTAGGTATGACCCGGATTCTGGGACCGGCGATCGTGCGCAACATTCCGTGA
- a CDS encoding glycosyltransferase → MLFSIIIPAKNEEQNIGRCLASIFATECHADDFEVVVVDNGSSDDTARIAREMGAIVYVVPGWTIGALRNLAASRTTGEILAFIDADCTVSPTWLSDAARHLATPEVVCFGSPPQVPPDATWVQRAWYQVRRKKVSLGETEWLESMNMFVRREAFLACGGFDEKLVTCEDYDLSLRLRALGKLVTDSDVVAFHFGEAATVKHFFHKEYWRGIGNLKGAMRHGVTRSEIPSLLIPVLHALVTITVVVTIMLGDSLPLQLTCGILLLFLLWQSLLLVTSLVKYYQRTPSRAVQIFLLLNVYYLARGLAFLRNS, encoded by the coding sequence ATGCTCTTTTCGATCATCATCCCTGCCAAGAACGAGGAGCAAAACATAGGGCGCTGCCTCGCCTCCATCTTTGCGACGGAGTGCCACGCCGACGACTTCGAGGTCGTGGTGGTGGACAACGGCTCCAGCGACGACACCGCCCGCATCGCCCGCGAAATGGGCGCCATCGTCTACGTCGTCCCCGGATGGACGATCGGGGCTCTCCGAAACCTCGCCGCCTCCAGAACGACCGGCGAAATCCTCGCCTTCATCGATGCCGACTGCACCGTTTCCCCCACCTGGCTCTCCGACGCGGCACGGCACCTCGCCACGCCAGAGGTCGTCTGCTTCGGCAGTCCTCCCCAGGTCCCCCCCGATGCGACCTGGGTGCAGCGGGCCTGGTACCAGGTGCGCAGAAAGAAGGTCTCTCTCGGCGAGACGGAGTGGCTGGAGTCGATGAACATGTTCGTGCGCCGCGAGGCCTTTCTCGCCTGTGGCGGCTTCGACGAGAAGCTCGTCACCTGCGAGGACTACGACCTCTCGCTGCGGCTGCGCGCCCTCGGAAAGCTTGTCACCGACAGCGATGTGGTCGCCTTCCATTTCGGCGAGGCGGCAACAGTGAAGCACTTCTTCCACAAGGAGTACTGGCGCGGCATCGGCAACCTGAAAGGAGCGATGCGCCACGGAGTCACCCGCTCCGAAATCCCCAGCCTCCTTATCCCGGTGCTGCACGCGCTGGTGACCATCACCGTCGTCGTCACCATCATGCTGGGGGACAGCCTCCCCCTGCAGCTTACCTGCGGCATCCTCCTCCTCTTCCTCCTGTGGCAGTCGTTGCTCCTTGTCACCTCACTGGTGAAGTATTACCAGCGCACGCCGAGCCGGGCCGTCCAGATCTTCCTGCTCCTCAACGTCTACTATCTGGCCCGGGGGCTCGCCTTTCTGAGGAACTCCTGA
- a CDS encoding glycosyltransferase family 2 protein, with the protein MTFTEAAILFLLLLLAYIYLGYPLLLCVLARLFPQPHTFDPGYIPSVTLVISAYNEAGVIGTKIENSLQLDYPPEKLSIVVVSDCSDDGTDEKVLAYAPRGVLLYRAEGHRGKTAALNGAMRHVSSEIVVFSDGNAIYDRGAIRALVRHFSDERVGYVVGHARYQEETRTAAGKSEGAYWDLEIMVKKWESAFSSVVGGDGAIYAIRRFLYRPMQETDINDFVNPLQIIVQGYRGIFDPEAFCTEHPAGRFDKEFSRKVRIVNRSFNGLFRVAQALLPWATGRFAWQLVSHKALRWFSPFFLALLFCAILLECLARPASLAVQGVAACCVTFCTLAALGWGISRKREPHPLFYLPYYFMLVNLASAKGIVLRLRGDTISTWKTVRHDEQVDAMPAAARTPLLLLPPLGVLVLAVWGAGEVRVLTLTAFLLTLFLGHALLFYPMLLLPLNRLWGKRIARDDSYTPEVTLLIVAYNEESVIEEKVLNTLALEYPKERLRVVVASDGSTDGTNAVVAGFARKGVELLAFAENRGKVAALNEAMERIDSEIVVFSDANVWYAPGAIRKLVRNFSDPRVGAVSGKVILANDALSYGVAEKSYYCIEHTIQEREGALGVLVGGDGAMYAIRRELFTPPSPDTILDDFVIPMAIARQGHLVVHEKEALGFEENLMEAGGEFRRKARIIAGGYQCLLRPGMIPRLSQPLLLFCFISHKLLRWGSGLLFLALVSVLVQLQVLHPETATPVLAWLLTGAGGAAFLALLVQLVPPLKRWSLANHCHYFFLLLAASLVGCYLGTTGRQRVNWRSEVA; encoded by the coding sequence ATGACGTTCACGGAAGCCGCCATCCTCTTTCTCCTTCTCCTGCTGGCCTACATATACCTAGGCTACCCGCTCCTTTTGTGCGTTCTCGCGCGCCTTTTCCCGCAGCCGCACACCTTCGACCCCGGCTACATCCCGTCCGTTACCCTGGTGATCTCCGCCTACAACGAGGCCGGCGTCATCGGAACGAAGATCGAGAACTCCCTGCAACTCGACTACCCTCCGGAGAAGCTCTCGATCGTAGTGGTCTCCGATTGTTCCGACGACGGCACCGATGAGAAAGTCCTCGCCTACGCGCCGCGGGGGGTGCTCCTCTACCGGGCGGAGGGGCACCGCGGGAAGACTGCCGCCCTAAACGGTGCCATGCGGCACGTGTCGAGTGAGATCGTGGTCTTTTCCGACGGAAACGCCATCTACGACCGCGGCGCGATCCGCGCGCTGGTGCGGCACTTCAGCGATGAAAGGGTGGGGTATGTGGTGGGGCACGCCCGCTACCAGGAGGAGACCCGGACCGCGGCGGGGAAAAGCGAGGGCGCCTACTGGGATCTGGAGATCATGGTGAAGAAGTGGGAGTCCGCCTTTTCCTCCGTCGTCGGGGGAGACGGCGCCATCTACGCCATCAGGCGCTTCCTGTACCGGCCGATGCAGGAGACCGACATCAACGACTTCGTGAACCCCCTCCAGATAATCGTGCAGGGGTATCGGGGGATCTTCGACCCTGAGGCCTTCTGCACTGAGCATCCCGCCGGGCGCTTCGACAAGGAATTTTCCCGGAAGGTGCGCATTGTGAACCGCAGCTTCAACGGGCTTTTCCGCGTCGCGCAGGCGTTGCTGCCGTGGGCCACCGGGCGCTTCGCCTGGCAGCTCGTCTCCCACAAGGCGCTACGCTGGTTCTCCCCGTTTTTCCTGGCCCTCCTTTTCTGCGCGATCCTCCTCGAGTGCCTTGCCCGCCCCGCGTCCCTCGCTGTGCAGGGTGTCGCCGCCTGCTGCGTCACCTTCTGCACCCTCGCCGCTCTCGGCTGGGGGATCAGCAGGAAGAGGGAGCCGCACCCCCTCTTTTACCTGCCGTACTACTTCATGCTGGTGAACCTCGCTTCCGCAAAGGGGATCGTGCTTCGCCTGCGCGGTGACACCATAAGCACCTGGAAGACGGTGCGCCACGACGAACAGGTCGATGCCATGCCGGCCGCGGCACGCACGCCGCTCCTCCTGCTCCCCCCCCTCGGGGTGCTGGTCCTTGCAGTGTGGGGCGCCGGGGAGGTGCGCGTCCTCACCCTCACCGCTTTCCTGCTGACCCTCTTTCTCGGCCATGCCCTCCTCTTTTACCCGATGCTCCTTCTCCCCCTGAACCGGCTTTGGGGAAAAAGGATCGCGCGGGACGACTCATACACCCCGGAGGTTACCCTTCTCATCGTCGCCTACAACGAGGAGTCGGTGATCGAGGAGAAAGTGCTGAACACCCTTGCGCTGGAGTATCCAAAGGAGCGCCTGCGGGTCGTCGTCGCCTCGGACGGATCCACCGACGGCACGAACGCGGTCGTGGCGGGGTTCGCGAGGAAGGGGGTCGAGCTCCTGGCTTTCGCGGAGAACCGGGGGAAGGTCGCCGCGCTGAACGAGGCGATGGAGAGGATAGATTCCGAGATCGTCGTCTTCTCCGACGCGAACGTCTGGTACGCCCCCGGTGCGATCAGGAAGCTGGTGCGCAATTTCAGCGACCCGCGGGTGGGGGCCGTTTCCGGGAAAGTGATCCTGGCAAACGACGCGCTGAGCTACGGGGTGGCGGAGAAGAGCTACTACTGCATCGAGCACACCATCCAGGAGCGCGAGGGTGCGCTCGGCGTGCTCGTCGGCGGGGACGGCGCCATGTATGCCATCCGCAGGGAGCTCTTCACCCCCCCGAGCCCCGACACGATCCTTGACGATTTCGTGATCCCCATGGCCATCGCGCGCCAGGGGCACCTGGTGGTGCATGAGAAGGAGGCGCTCGGTTTCGAGGAGAACCTCATGGAGGCGGGGGGGGAATTCCGCAGGAAGGCGCGAATCATCGCGGGGGGATACCAGTGCCTCCTGCGCCCGGGGATGATCCCCCGGCTCTCCCAGCCGTTGCTTCTCTTCTGCTTCATCTCCCACAAGCTCCTGCGGTGGGGAAGCGGTCTCCTCTTCCTCGCCCTCGTCTCGGTCCTGGTGCAGCTGCAGGTGCTGCACCCGGAGACGGCGACCCCGGTTCTTGCGTGGCTCCTCACGGGGGCCGGCGGCGCGGCGTTCCTGGCGCTCCTGGTGCAGCTCGTTCCCCCCCTGAAGCGCTGGTCCCTTGCCAATCACTGCCATTACTTCTTCCTCCTTCTGGCCGCTTCTCTGGTCGGGTGCTATCTCGGGACAACCGGGCGCCAGCGGGTAAACTGGCGAAGCGAGGTGGCGTAG
- the asnB gene encoding asparagine synthase (glutamine-hydrolyzing) has protein sequence MCGIAGFFRSCAPEADEAVLRQMGEVMRHRGPDASGEFLDDHVGLSHRRLSILDLSPLGNQPMHSADGNLVIVFNGEIYNFLELRAELERSGVSFRSRTDTEVILALYARHGVRSLEMLNGMFAFALWDRAGRKLLLARDRIGKKPLYYCHLGGDRLAFASEIKSLLVLPEVGRKIEPTAIADYLKYLYIPAPKTIYRGIYKLPPAHSLELSVGGEPRVSEYWDVSFKAASRSAEEAEGRLLELLQESTSCRMIADVPLGAFLSGGVDSSAVVALMSRAAREPVKTCSIGFADKRHDETPFAREVAAAFGTDHREYLVQENLAATAALMPKFFDEPFADSSALPTYHVSRLARRFVTVALAGDGGDESFGGYSKYLVELKEELVRKTVPRPLLALLASGARTVRHPVARKVRSLTTSALCQPARAYYRTNTFIEDDLLEEILAAPVRRACTGYDPGAFTERCFRKVAGADHVTSMLYTDLKTYLPGDILVKVDRMSMAHSLEVRAPFLDYRVVEFAAALPTSCKISAGQKKVILKRVFGPLLPESVFNRPKQGFTVPLDCWFRSELKGLAEESLLREEAMGEYLDRAVVRRIWEEHQDGRENHGTLLWALLMLALWHRAYLGGHHV, from the coding sequence ATGTGCGGAATCGCAGGTTTTTTCAGGTCATGCGCCCCCGAGGCCGACGAAGCGGTTTTGAGGCAGATGGGGGAGGTCATGCGCCATCGCGGCCCCGATGCTTCCGGGGAGTTCCTCGACGACCATGTCGGCCTTTCCCACCGAAGGCTCAGCATTCTCGACCTCTCTCCCCTGGGAAACCAGCCGATGCACTCGGCCGACGGCAATCTGGTCATCGTCTTCAACGGCGAGATCTACAACTTTCTCGAGCTGCGCGCGGAACTGGAGCGCTCCGGTGTGAGCTTCAGGAGCCGTACCGACACGGAGGTCATACTCGCTCTCTACGCCAGACACGGCGTGAGATCGCTGGAGATGCTAAACGGCATGTTCGCCTTCGCACTCTGGGACAGGGCGGGGCGAAAGCTCCTCCTGGCGCGTGACCGGATCGGGAAGAAGCCCCTCTACTACTGCCACCTCGGGGGGGACCGGCTCGCTTTCGCCTCGGAAATAAAGTCCCTCCTTGTACTTCCCGAGGTCGGGAGGAAGATTGAGCCGACCGCCATAGCGGACTACCTGAAGTACCTGTACATCCCGGCTCCGAAGACGATCTACCGGGGGATCTACAAGCTTCCCCCCGCCCACTCGCTCGAGCTTTCCGTCGGCGGCGAGCCGCGCGTCTCCGAGTACTGGGACGTCTCCTTCAAGGCCGCCTCCCGCTCGGCTGAAGAGGCTGAGGGGCGCCTCCTGGAGCTTCTGCAGGAGAGCACCTCCTGCCGCATGATCGCCGACGTTCCCCTCGGGGCCTTCCTGAGCGGCGGAGTCGATTCCAGCGCGGTCGTGGCGCTCATGTCCCGTGCAGCGCGGGAGCCGGTGAAGACCTGCTCCATCGGCTTTGCCGACAAGAGGCACGATGAGACCCCCTTCGCCCGCGAGGTTGCCGCGGCGTTCGGGACGGACCATCGCGAGTACCTGGTGCAGGAGAATCTCGCCGCCACCGCGGCCCTCATGCCGAAGTTCTTCGACGAGCCGTTCGCCGACTCCTCTGCGCTGCCGACCTATCATGTCTCGCGGCTGGCACGCCGGTTCGTGACGGTGGCGCTGGCCGGCGACGGCGGGGATGAAAGCTTCGGCGGCTACAGCAAATATCTCGTCGAGCTGAAAGAGGAGCTCGTGCGAAAGACGGTGCCGCGGCCGCTCCTCGCACTTCTGGCCTCCGGTGCGCGGACGGTGCGCCACCCCGTCGCCCGGAAGGTGCGCTCCCTCACCACGAGCGCCCTGTGCCAGCCGGCCCGCGCCTACTACCGCACCAACACTTTCATAGAGGACGACCTTCTGGAGGAGATCCTGGCGGCGCCGGTGCGCCGCGCCTGCACCGGGTACGACCCCGGCGCCTTCACCGAGCGCTGTTTCAGGAAGGTTGCCGGCGCGGACCACGTCACCTCCATGCTGTACACAGACCTGAAGACCTACCTCCCGGGGGACATCCTCGTGAAGGTGGACCGCATGAGCATGGCGCACTCCCTCGAGGTGCGCGCCCCGTTCCTCGATTACCGCGTCGTGGAATTCGCCGCAGCGCTCCCGACGAGCTGCAAGATCTCCGCTGGGCAGAAAAAGGTCATCCTGAAGCGGGTATTCGGCCCGCTCCTCCCGGAGAGCGTCTTCAACCGTCCGAAGCAGGGGTTCACCGTGCCGCTGGACTGCTGGTTCCGCTCCGAGCTGAAGGGGCTTGCCGAGGAGTCGCTCCTGCGCGAGGAGGCGATGGGTGAGTACCTTGATCGTGCGGTGGTGCGGCGCATCTGGGAGGAGCACCAGGACGGAAGGGAGAACCACGGGACCCTTCTGTGGGCCCTCCTGATGCTCGCACTGTGGCACAGGGCGTACCTCGGAGGGCACCATGTTTGA
- a CDS encoding serine O-acetyltransferase → MFDRVRGDLQRLSPGKGLSARAVVAGVLSQGFQAIVVYRFFNWLHRHRIPGQPLRFFCERFVEITAGISIPAACTIGKGLRIHHFGGIIFHPSVVLGEGCTVYHGVTIGDRGGSGGAAVLGNNVLVGAGAKIIGPVTIGDDCVIGANVVVTKNLPPGTTALGAGCRLRYPDGRIE, encoded by the coding sequence ATGTTTGACCGCGTGCGTGGCGATCTGCAGCGCCTGTCGCCCGGGAAGGGACTCTCGGCGCGCGCCGTCGTGGCGGGGGTCCTGTCGCAGGGGTTCCAGGCGATCGTGGTGTACCGCTTCTTCAACTGGCTGCACCGCCACCGCATCCCCGGGCAGCCGCTGCGCTTTTTCTGCGAGCGCTTCGTGGAGATTACAGCGGGGATCTCCATACCTGCTGCCTGCACCATCGGGAAGGGGCTGCGCATCCACCACTTCGGCGGGATCATCTTCCACCCCTCCGTGGTACTCGGAGAGGGGTGCACCGTGTACCACGGAGTCACCATCGGGGACCGCGGCGGGAGCGGGGGAGCGGCGGTCCTTGGCAACAACGTCCTTGTCGGTGCCGGCGCGAAGATTATCGGCCCCGTCACCATCGGGGACGACTGCGTCATCGGGGCGAACGTTGTGGTGACCAAAAATCTGCCGCCGGGGACGACCGCCCTCGGAGCCGGGTGCCGCCTCAGGTACCCGGATGGCCGCATCGAGTGA